From a region of the Chitinophaga caseinilytica genome:
- a CDS encoding RNA polymerase sigma factor, with amino-acid sequence MTSSAFQSLIIPYRQKLYCFAFRLLGNEEDAKDVVQDCFIRVWNSRDKMPELQSLEAWCMRITRNLALDRLKSRKYRVTDDLNRAGEVPSVHQTPLQHAEKSDVMRRVHGAIARLPEKYRTVLQLRDMDGLSYQEIADTLEIGLPEVKINLHRARKQVREQLQNLQVYGIQ; translated from the coding sequence ATGACATCCAGCGCATTCCAGTCCCTCATTATACCGTACAGGCAAAAGCTCTATTGCTTTGCGTTCCGCCTGCTCGGCAATGAGGAGGATGCGAAGGATGTGGTACAGGACTGCTTTATCCGGGTGTGGAACAGTCGCGACAAAATGCCCGAGCTCCAAAGCCTCGAAGCCTGGTGCATGCGCATAACGCGCAACCTGGCGCTCGACCGGCTGAAGAGCCGCAAGTATCGCGTCACCGACGACCTGAACAGAGCCGGCGAAGTGCCTTCCGTGCATCAAACGCCGCTTCAGCACGCCGAAAAAAGTGATGTGATGCGGAGGGTGCACGGGGCCATCGCCAGGTTACCGGAGAAATACCGGACCGTTTTGCAGCTCCGGGATATGGACGGGCTGAGTTACCAGGAAATCGCCGACACGCTCGAAATCGGGCTGCCGGAAGTAAAAATCAACCTGCATCGCGCCCGGAAACAGGTGCGGGAGCAGTTACAAAACCTGCAAGTGTATGGAATACAATGA
- a CDS encoding DUF4252 domain-containing protein, translating to MKRLIPLVALLCLLCSSQLAVAQTTIDKFFQKYQNDNSFTVINITPKMFSMFSKVSSDDPDAKKVMTLASKLKGLRILIKEDTKDGQRLYREAAQFLTNGMEELMSLRDKDTDLKFMVRENAKGNVAELVMLVGSTNEFLALLLMGDFSIEELSDIAGSMNIDGFENLGKLDSKGPKGPKGKK from the coding sequence ATGAAACGTCTCATTCCACTGGTCGCCTTACTATGCCTCTTGTGCAGCAGCCAGCTGGCCGTGGCGCAAACCACCATCGACAAGTTCTTCCAGAAGTATCAGAACGACAATTCCTTCACCGTCATCAACATCACACCGAAAATGTTTTCCATGTTTTCGAAAGTGAGCTCCGATGACCCCGACGCCAAGAAGGTAATGACGCTGGCCAGCAAACTCAAAGGCCTGCGCATCCTGATCAAGGAAGACACCAAAGATGGCCAGCGCCTCTACCGCGAAGCCGCACAGTTCCTTACCAACGGCATGGAAGAATTGATGAGCCTGCGCGACAAGGACACCGACCTCAAATTCATGGTCCGCGAAAACGCCAAAGGCAACGTAGCGGAACTGGTGATGCTGGTCGGCAGTACCAACGAATTCCTTGCGCTGCTGCTCATGGGAGACTTCTCTATCGAAGAGCTCTCCGACATCGCCGGAAGCATGAACATCGACGGTTTCGAGAACCTCGGCAAGCTCGATTCCAAAGGCCCCAAAGGGCCGAAAGGCAAAAAATGA
- a CDS encoding DUF1599 domain-containing protein, which translates to MTYQQVIDSSKDIFIKKTKDYGTSWRVLRPISIVDQIFIKAQRIRTIQETGVQKVADDISGEFRAIINYGVIALIQLQLPSDDIYTDLPSEQVSELYDEQAAFIRTVMEAKNHDYGEAWRSMSQESFVDLILTKLLRIKQILRNDGKTLISEGIDANYVDIVNYAVFALILLEEKH; encoded by the coding sequence ATGACATACCAGCAGGTGATCGACAGCAGTAAGGACATTTTCATCAAGAAGACGAAAGATTACGGCACTTCCTGGCGCGTGCTGCGCCCCATTTCCATCGTAGACCAGATCTTCATCAAAGCCCAGCGCATCCGCACCATCCAGGAAACGGGCGTGCAGAAGGTTGCCGATGATATTTCGGGGGAATTCCGCGCCATTATCAATTATGGCGTCATCGCGCTCATTCAGCTACAACTGCCTTCGGACGATATTTATACCGACCTTCCCTCCGAACAGGTGTCGGAATTATATGACGAGCAAGCCGCCTTCATCCGCACCGTCATGGAAGCCAAGAACCACGACTATGGCGAAGCCTGGCGCTCGATGAGCCAGGAATCGTTCGTAGACCTCATTCTCACCAAGCTCCTCCGCATCAAACAGATACTGCGCAACGATGGCAAGACCCTCATTTCCGAAGGGATCGACGCCAATTACGTAGACATCGTCAACTATGCCGTTTTCGCCCTCATCCTGCTTGAAGAAAAGCATTAA
- a CDS encoding response regulator transcription factor: protein MSGNTIQIAIVDDHPLILEGLQKLLDNTPGMEIAGCFSSAAECLDFLRTSYADILLLDIGLPDASGLDLCRDVKTLSPSTRVLALSNHSERSMILQMLQQGASGYLLKNVAADELVRCIHEAHEGLLTFSKAIREIMAKPSASALRETPQLTRREKEILLLIADGKTTADIASFLHLSPLTIETHRKNLLQKFGTPNVAAMIKLAVQLGLM, encoded by the coding sequence ATGTCCGGAAACACCATTCAAATTGCCATTGTAGACGACCATCCGCTCATCCTGGAAGGATTGCAGAAATTACTGGATAACACCCCCGGCATGGAAATCGCCGGATGTTTCAGCAGCGCCGCCGAATGCCTGGATTTCCTCCGCACGTCTTATGCCGACATCCTTTTGCTCGACATCGGCCTGCCAGACGCCAGCGGGCTCGACCTTTGCCGCGATGTCAAAACCCTTTCGCCATCCACGCGCGTGCTGGCGCTCAGCAACCATTCCGAGCGCAGCATGATCCTGCAGATGCTCCAGCAGGGCGCTTCGGGTTACCTGCTCAAAAACGTGGCGGCCGACGAGCTGGTGCGCTGCATCCACGAAGCCCACGAAGGATTGCTCACGTTCAGTAAAGCGATCCGCGAAATCATGGCGAAGCCCTCCGCATCGGCGCTCCGGGAAACGCCGCAGCTCACCCGCCGCGAAAAAGAAATCCTCCTCCTCATCGCCGACGGCAAAACCACGGCCGACATCGCATCGTTCCTCCACCTCAGTCCGCTCACCATTGAAACGCACCGCAAAAACCTCCTGCAGAAATTCGGTACGCCCAATGTGGCGGCCATGATCAAGCTCGCCGTGCAACTGGGGCTCATGTAA
- a CDS encoding BT_3928 family protein has translation MKPIITIFRIIVGVLFIFSGLIKANDPLGLSYKMDEFFEVLHLHFMIPFSLALSLIMNAFEIIAGFAVLIGYRMRFFSFLLLLLIIFFTFLTGFALFSGLIRECGCFGDCIKLTADQSFWKDIILLVMILVIFIFNKRIQPLFSSKTNNAVMIFAVLFPVAVQWYALAHLPIVDCLPYKVGNNILDKMKPPPGSTPDVYETVMIYEKDGKQQEYTTENYPWQDTTWKFVDRKDKLIKKGNAEPPIKDFILNDFNGNNMNRAVLTEPLPVYLFLVLDVSKAGKGWEERMKKYQQMATEGKIVLMGVTSSSQEAVEQFKANRGITFEFLQMDGTAIKTAGRSNPCLLVLEKGTIKAKYHHNDIP, from the coding sequence ATGAAACCAATCATCACCATTTTTCGCATCATCGTAGGGGTGCTGTTCATCTTTTCCGGCCTGATCAAAGCCAACGACCCGCTTGGCCTCAGCTACAAGATGGACGAGTTTTTTGAAGTGCTGCACCTGCACTTCATGATCCCTTTTTCCCTGGCCTTGTCCCTGATCATGAACGCGTTCGAGATCATCGCCGGTTTTGCCGTGCTCATCGGCTACCGCATGCGCTTTTTCTCCTTCCTGTTACTTTTACTCATCATCTTCTTCACTTTCCTCACCGGGTTCGCCCTGTTCAGCGGCCTCATCCGCGAATGCGGCTGCTTCGGCGACTGTATCAAGCTCACGGCCGACCAGTCGTTCTGGAAAGATATCATCCTCCTGGTGATGATCCTCGTGATCTTCATCTTCAACAAGCGCATCCAGCCGCTGTTTTCATCGAAAACCAACAACGCCGTGATGATCTTCGCCGTGCTGTTCCCCGTTGCGGTGCAATGGTACGCGCTGGCGCACCTGCCCATCGTGGATTGCCTGCCGTACAAAGTCGGCAACAACATCCTCGACAAGATGAAACCACCTCCGGGATCCACGCCCGACGTGTATGAAACCGTGATGATCTATGAAAAAGACGGCAAACAGCAGGAATACACGACGGAAAACTACCCCTGGCAAGATACCACCTGGAAGTTCGTGGACCGGAAAGACAAGCTGATCAAGAAAGGCAACGCCGAACCGCCGATCAAGGATTTCATCCTGAACGATTTCAACGGTAATAATATGAACAGGGCCGTGCTCACCGAGCCCCTGCCCGTATACCTCTTCCTCGTGCTCGACGTCAGCAAGGCCGGTAAAGGCTGGGAGGAAAGGATGAAAAAATACCAGCAGATGGCGACGGAAGGAAAAATCGTGCTGATGGGCGTAACCAGCTCCAGCCAGGAAGCCGTGGAACAGTTCAAGGCCAACCGCGGCATCACTTTCGAGTTCCTGCAGATGGACGGTACCGCCATCAAGACGGCCGGCCGTAGCAATCCCTGCCTGCTGGTGCTCGAAAAAGGCACGATCAAGGCCAAATATCACCATAACGATATCCCGTAA
- a CDS encoding DUF4440 domain-containing protein, translating into MKKICTCFGILLIFTRVSAQSDAVISDLILKKDSLFWKAYNSCDLAAMKTFFSSDLEFYHDKGGLTFGVDKMVKSFGEGPCSPNGDYRLLREAVPGSVKVYALRQADTVYGAIIHGSHYFSIVKNGQTRRDGLAQFTHVWMKKGGWKMTRVLSFDHGPAPFDNGRKVVELTAKQLESCTGTYKGPQTTLVFTAGNNMLIMQTPKNTINLFPQSADVFFMKEADLTFTFTRDADGRPVKLEVHERGGLAETLTPQR; encoded by the coding sequence ATGAAAAAAATTTGCACCTGCTTCGGTATCCTGTTGATTTTCACCCGCGTCAGCGCGCAGTCCGACGCCGTGATATCCGACCTCATCCTTAAAAAAGACAGTCTGTTCTGGAAAGCGTATAATAGTTGTGATCTCGCGGCCATGAAAACTTTCTTCAGTTCCGACCTCGAATTTTACCACGACAAAGGCGGCCTCACGTTTGGGGTGGATAAGATGGTGAAGAGCTTTGGGGAAGGGCCCTGCAGTCCCAATGGCGATTACCGCCTCCTGCGCGAAGCCGTGCCGGGGTCCGTAAAAGTGTACGCGTTGCGACAGGCGGATACGGTATATGGCGCCATCATCCACGGCAGCCATTACTTCAGCATCGTGAAAAACGGGCAAACGCGCCGCGACGGACTGGCGCAATTCACGCATGTCTGGATGAAAAAAGGGGGATGGAAAATGACGCGCGTCCTTAGTTTCGACCATGGACCGGCGCCTTTCGACAATGGCAGGAAGGTTGTGGAATTGACGGCCAAACAGTTGGAAAGCTGCACGGGCACATACAAGGGCCCACAAACGACGTTGGTTTTCACAGCGGGGAACAACATGCTGATCATGCAAACACCGAAAAACACCATTAATCTATTCCCGCAATCCGCCGACGTATTTTTCATGAAAGAGGCAGACCTCACATTCACGTTCACCCGCGACGCAGACGGCCGTCCGGTTAAGCTCGAAGTCCATGAACGGGGCGGGCTCGCGGAAACGCTCACACCGCAGCGTTAA
- a CDS encoding TlpA disulfide reductase family protein, with amino-acid sequence MQKTILSAIALAAAFTASAQQKYTLDVYMEGQEGYKLTLSYVQHGARKSDTAQLQPDGAYRFSGEVAEPVVAVLFNNNPATRFEVVKGGMFMPGPLAELVLEEGRIVLRGKSAESFKALPKGGKLNTEFAKIHSQELPLIAKKWELAKEGAAAHKNGDTTRSAATRKEGSALDEKKKELRKAFIAKNPGSFLSVYFLTQMFDDYTPDTYAHAFAKLAPTWKQTFYGKWVANKIASVQATALGSIATDFTKQDIQGGSFTLSSLKGKYVLVDFWGSWCGPCRAGHPHLKKVYDHYKSKGFEIVGIADEKSSDLASSEKSWKGAVKQDGINWLHVMNNYGKEQLDLVQKYGISGFPTKFLLDPTGKIIFKQVGGGKESEDELDAKLKEVLGE; translated from the coding sequence ATGCAAAAAACAATCTTATCGGCCATCGCACTGGCCGCGGCTTTCACCGCTTCCGCACAGCAGAAATATACGCTGGACGTGTATATGGAAGGACAGGAAGGCTATAAGCTGACGCTGAGCTATGTACAGCACGGCGCCCGCAAATCGGACACGGCGCAGCTGCAGCCCGACGGTGCATACCGATTCAGCGGTGAAGTGGCGGAGCCTGTTGTAGCCGTGCTTTTCAACAATAACCCCGCTACCCGGTTCGAAGTGGTTAAAGGCGGAATGTTCATGCCAGGCCCGCTGGCGGAGCTGGTACTGGAAGAAGGGCGCATCGTGCTGCGGGGCAAATCCGCGGAATCGTTCAAGGCGCTGCCGAAGGGCGGAAAGCTGAACACAGAGTTCGCGAAAATCCATAGCCAGGAATTGCCACTCATCGCCAAAAAATGGGAGCTGGCCAAAGAAGGCGCCGCTGCACACAAGAATGGGGACACAACCCGTTCGGCTGCCACGCGCAAAGAAGGAAGCGCACTCGACGAAAAGAAAAAGGAGCTCCGCAAAGCGTTCATCGCTAAAAATCCGGGATCATTCCTGAGCGTGTATTTCCTCACTCAGATGTTCGACGACTATACGCCAGACACCTACGCACATGCTTTCGCAAAGCTGGCCCCCACCTGGAAGCAGACCTTCTACGGTAAATGGGTCGCCAACAAGATCGCAAGCGTGCAGGCCACGGCGCTGGGGAGCATCGCTACCGATTTTACCAAGCAGGATATCCAGGGTGGCAGCTTCACGTTGTCGTCTTTAAAAGGGAAATACGTGCTGGTGGATTTCTGGGGAAGTTGGTGCGGCCCCTGCCGCGCAGGGCACCCGCATCTGAAGAAGGTGTACGACCATTACAAGAGCAAAGGCTTCGAGATCGTAGGGATCGCGGACGAAAAATCCAGCGACCTGGCATCTTCTGAGAAATCCTGGAAAGGCGCGGTGAAGCAAGACGGCATCAACTGGCTGCATGTCATGAACAACTACGGTAAAGAGCAGCTCGATCTGGTGCAGAAGTACGGTATCAGCGGCTTCCCCACCAAGTTCCTCCTCGACCCCACCGGCAAGATCATCTTCAAGCAAGTGGGTGGCGGTAAGGAAAGCGAAGACGAGCTCGATGCTAAGTTGAAAGAAGTTTTAGGCGAATAG
- a CDS encoding ABC transporter permease, producing the protein MLRFLFRKTGYGLLVLFGVVSIVFLLFNVLPADPARMTLGQRTDVASLENVRKELHLDKPVGVQFLYYLHDLSPIGVLPAAELKEMPALRIFSVGDGAFVIKTPNLRRSYQSKKPVWEILTEALPGTLVLALAAMLFATVVGIGLGVLSAVKQNTWMDTGAVFASVTGISAPSFFAGIVLAYLFGFVLADWTGLHMTGSLYDIDPFRGRVLNLRNLVLPALTLGIRPLAIIVQLTRGAMLDVLNQDYIRTAYAKGLRRRTVLFRHALRNALNPVITAITGWFAELLAGAFFVEYIFGWKGIGKVTVDALEKFDFPVVMGAVLFTAGIFVIINLLADLLYSVIDPRIRLTT; encoded by the coding sequence ATGCTGCGATTCCTTTTCCGCAAAACCGGCTACGGCCTGCTCGTGCTCTTCGGGGTCGTGAGCATCGTCTTTTTGCTGTTCAACGTGCTCCCGGCCGACCCGGCCCGGATGACGCTCGGTCAGCGGACAGACGTGGCCAGCCTGGAAAACGTGCGGAAGGAATTGCATTTGGACAAGCCGGTGGGCGTACAGTTCCTGTATTATTTACATGACCTGTCGCCCATCGGCGTTTTGCCTGCCGCCGAATTGAAGGAAATGCCCGCTTTGCGGATATTTTCCGTGGGCGATGGTGCTTTCGTCATTAAAACACCCAATCTCCGCCGCAGTTACCAAAGCAAGAAACCCGTCTGGGAGATCCTCACGGAAGCCCTGCCGGGCACGCTGGTGCTGGCGCTGGCCGCCATGCTCTTCGCAACCGTGGTGGGCATCGGGCTGGGGGTGCTGTCTGCCGTAAAGCAAAACACCTGGATGGATACGGGCGCCGTGTTCGCCAGTGTAACGGGCATTTCGGCGCCGTCATTTTTCGCCGGGATCGTGCTGGCTTACCTTTTCGGGTTTGTATTGGCCGACTGGACGGGGCTCCACATGACGGGGAGCCTGTACGACATCGATCCTTTCCGGGGCAGGGTGCTGAACCTCCGGAACCTGGTGCTGCCCGCGCTGACGCTGGGCATCCGGCCGCTGGCCATCATCGTGCAGCTCACCCGCGGCGCCATGCTCGATGTGCTGAACCAGGATTATATCCGGACCGCCTATGCAAAAGGGCTCCGCCGCCGGACGGTCCTTTTCCGGCACGCCCTCCGCAACGCCCTCAACCCCGTGATCACCGCCATCACCGGCTGGTTCGCCGAGCTCCTGGCCGGGGCGTTTTTCGTGGAATACATCTTCGGATGGAAAGGGATCGGCAAAGTAACGGTAGACGCGCTGGAGAAATTCGATTTCCCCGTGGTAATGGGCGCCGTGCTGTTCACCGCCGGCATTTTCGTGATCATCAACCTGCTGGCAGACCTGCTCTACAGCGTCATCGATCCCCGCATTCGTCTAACCACCTGA
- a CDS encoding dienelactone hydrolase family protein: MKHLFVPLLLLIGLSAVAQQSPAKFSLDVRYLLSLPDGYDADSTRKWPLLIFLHGSGESGIDLDKVKVHGPPKLVEAGKKFPLIIVSPQSDFGGWDAGILQRLILDLKTHYRVDADRVYMTGLSMGGYGTWEYASRFAGDLAAIVPICGGGRPEDAWKMRYLPTWCFHGGKDNVVLPSQSADMINALKPFQPGVKFTVYPDAGHDSWTEAYNSDSLWTWLLAQRRHEFKPATVAPATLAKYAGVYVRSGRDTVVITPAENALQLQAGRGKELLKPASETVFYWMDKAPVDIIFNKEGFLFRGWQLEQYKKVK; the protein is encoded by the coding sequence ATGAAGCATCTATTTGTTCCCCTCTTACTGCTGATCGGCCTTTCCGCTGTGGCACAGCAATCACCCGCCAAATTCTCGCTGGACGTGCGCTACCTGCTTTCGCTCCCGGATGGGTACGACGCGGATTCCACCCGTAAATGGCCATTGCTGATCTTTCTGCATGGGTCCGGCGAAAGCGGGATCGATCTCGATAAAGTGAAAGTGCACGGGCCGCCGAAGCTCGTGGAAGCGGGGAAGAAATTCCCGCTCATCATCGTTTCTCCCCAATCCGATTTCGGTGGTTGGGACGCAGGCATCCTTCAACGGCTGATCCTCGACCTCAAAACCCATTACCGGGTAGATGCAGACCGGGTGTACATGACAGGCCTCAGCATGGGCGGTTACGGCACCTGGGAATATGCGTCACGCTTCGCGGGCGACCTGGCGGCCATTGTGCCCATCTGCGGCGGCGGCCGGCCGGAAGACGCCTGGAAGATGCGGTACCTGCCCACCTGGTGCTTCCATGGCGGCAAAGACAATGTGGTGCTCCCCAGCCAAAGCGCTGATATGATCAATGCGTTGAAGCCTTTCCAGCCCGGCGTGAAATTCACGGTGTACCCGGATGCGGGGCACGACAGCTGGACGGAAGCCTACAACAGCGACAGCCTCTGGACGTGGTTGCTGGCACAGCGCCGCCACGAATTCAAACCCGCTACCGTGGCGCCCGCTACGCTGGCGAAATATGCGGGCGTGTATGTCCGCAGCGGGCGCGATACCGTGGTGATCACACCAGCGGAAAACGCCCTGCAATTACAGGCCGGTCGGGGCAAGGAATTATTGAAACCTGCGTCGGAAACGGTTTTCTACTGGATGGACAAAGCGCCGGTGGATATTATTTTCAATAAAGAAGGATTCCTCTTCCGTGGCTGGCAACTGGAACAGTACAAAAAAGTGAAGTAG
- a CDS encoding DUF721 domain-containing protein, translated as MRNNLVSMGDALREYLNKSKLKPRLMEVRIQENWEQVVGKTIARYTESVHLYDGKLVIVTSVAPLKQELNYSKDRIAGLVNEMLGEKVVTEVIIR; from the coding sequence ATGCGAAACAATCTTGTCAGCATGGGCGACGCCCTGCGGGAGTATCTCAACAAAAGCAAGCTCAAACCGCGCCTCATGGAAGTGCGTATCCAGGAAAACTGGGAGCAGGTGGTCGGTAAAACGATCGCGAGATATACCGAAAGCGTGCACCTGTACGATGGCAAGCTGGTGATCGTGACGAGTGTTGCGCCCCTCAAGCAGGAGCTGAATTATTCCAAAGACCGGATCGCCGGGCTGGTGAATGAAATGCTGGGGGAAAAGGTAGTAACGGAAGTGATCATCCGTTAA
- a CDS encoding class I SAM-dependent methyltransferase, which produces MKNTERFSGRAEHYIKYRPHYPHAIITCLEQEACLTKDAVVADIGSGTGISCMPFLENGNTVFAVEPNTDMRDASERLLGGFPGFRAVAGTAEKTTLPDGSADLIVAAQAFHWFHGSAARSEFLRIGKPGACTVLMWNERDLQDELGKAYEALLQKYAVDYRETNHRNVGPAQLSAFFSPAVYRAHVFRNAQQLDLQGLKGRLLSASYAPQPGHALYAPMMSELEELFAQYAHGGMVKFMYTTRLYIGKLE; this is translated from the coding sequence ATGAAAAACACCGAACGGTTCAGCGGAAGGGCTGAACATTACATCAAGTACCGGCCACATTATCCGCATGCCATCATCACCTGCCTGGAGCAGGAAGCATGTCTTACGAAAGACGCCGTGGTAGCCGATATCGGCTCAGGAACGGGTATTTCCTGCATGCCGTTCCTCGAAAACGGGAATACGGTATTTGCCGTAGAGCCCAATACCGACATGCGGGATGCTTCGGAGCGGCTGCTCGGGGGATTTCCAGGGTTTCGCGCGGTGGCGGGAACGGCGGAGAAAACCACCCTGCCCGACGGCTCCGCCGACCTGATCGTGGCCGCCCAGGCATTTCACTGGTTCCACGGCAGCGCGGCGCGCAGCGAATTCCTGCGGATCGGCAAGCCCGGCGCCTGTACGGTGCTCATGTGGAACGAGCGCGATCTGCAAGACGAACTGGGGAAAGCCTACGAAGCCCTCCTCCAGAAATACGCCGTCGATTACCGTGAAACCAACCACCGGAACGTAGGCCCCGCCCAGCTGTCGGCCTTCTTCTCCCCCGCTGTTTACCGCGCCCACGTTTTCCGCAACGCGCAACAGCTCGATCTGCAGGGCCTCAAGGGCAGGTTGCTGTCTGCCTCCTACGCGCCACAGCCCGGGCATGCGCTGTACGCACCCATGATGAGCGAGCTGGAAGAACTGTTTGCACAATATGCGCACGGCGGCATGGTGAAATTCATGTACACCACGCGCCTTTACATCGGTAAACTGGAATAA
- a CDS encoding GNAT family N-acetyltransferase: MLIRPLAHDAATLAALARLLIETVAHGGSVSFMHPLSGQEACAFWQGSLAAAEQGGRIILGAFTDGALVGTVTLLLDLPPNQPHRAEIAKMMTAVAHRGKGVASALLVEAENLARLHGRSLVTLDTAEDEGAAGFYEKQGYIRTGVIPGFALKPHGGLTGTIIYYKQI, translated from the coding sequence ATGCTTATCCGCCCCCTGGCGCACGACGCTGCCACGCTTGCCGCCCTCGCCCGCCTGTTGATCGAAACCGTGGCGCACGGCGGCTCCGTAAGCTTCATGCATCCCCTTTCCGGGCAAGAGGCATGCGCTTTCTGGCAAGGCTCACTGGCGGCGGCGGAACAAGGCGGGCGAATTATCCTCGGGGCTTTTACGGATGGGGCTTTGGTGGGCACCGTAACACTGCTGCTCGATCTGCCGCCCAATCAGCCCCACCGCGCCGAAATCGCTAAAATGATGACGGCCGTGGCCCATCGCGGGAAAGGTGTTGCCAGCGCGCTGCTGGTCGAAGCGGAAAACCTCGCGCGCCTTCACGGGCGCAGCCTCGTTACCCTGGATACCGCGGAAGACGAAGGTGCGGCCGGGTTCTACGAAAAGCAGGGATATATCCGCACGGGCGTTATTCCCGGCTTCGCGCTGAAACCGCATGGCGGCCTCACCGGTACGATCATTTACTATAAGCAAATCTGA
- a CDS encoding DoxX family protein, whose amino-acid sequence MRFPYLSLRHTLLILRIFIAVIFIAHAVVRVTGETVPRFGGFLESKGFPAGEALVWMITVFEIAGGILLAAGKFVRWLSAGFVLMLLIGIVIIHAELGWFVGEHGSGGCEYSFILIAALLVTAAADGERLA is encoded by the coding sequence ATGCGTTTCCCTTATCTGTCGCTGCGGCACACGCTGCTTATTCTACGTATATTCATAGCTGTTATCTTCATCGCGCATGCCGTTGTGCGGGTGACGGGCGAGACGGTCCCCCGGTTCGGCGGATTCCTCGAATCGAAAGGGTTCCCGGCTGGCGAGGCGCTGGTATGGATGATCACGGTGTTCGAGATCGCCGGCGGGATATTGCTTGCCGCAGGCAAATTCGTGCGCTGGCTCAGCGCGGGATTCGTGCTGATGTTGCTCATCGGGATCGTCATCATCCATGCGGAACTGGGCTGGTTCGTTGGGGAACACGGCTCGGGCGGATGCGAGTACAGTTTCATCCTCATCGCCGCACTGCTGGTAACGGCGGCGGCCGATGGCGAACGCCTGGCTTAA
- a CDS encoding DUF4252 domain-containing protein: MIRTLIIAITCTLLATTASAQRKTLRHFMVEHYDVASTHKIGLGFLTFRVVSWFIPDRAFDGKMKDIKWALKKVRRARFYALEMDYGVFSTETVMGLRHELEQQNKFELLAEVRHQNANIHLLSNGKKEDRIDNLVVLVQEDGEMMMLHLRTRLTMDDITRIVNAVSDEVKLAGR, translated from the coding sequence ATGATCCGCACCCTGATTATCGCCATTACCTGCACCCTGCTCGCCACCACCGCCAGCGCACAGCGTAAAACGCTCCGCCACTTTATGGTAGAGCATTACGATGTGGCTTCCACCCATAAAATTGGATTGGGCTTCCTCACATTCCGCGTGGTGAGCTGGTTCATCCCAGACCGGGCTTTCGACGGCAAGATGAAAGACATCAAATGGGCGTTGAAAAAAGTAAGAAGGGCCAGGTTCTACGCGCTGGAAATGGACTACGGCGTGTTCTCCACCGAAACGGTGATGGGCCTGCGGCATGAGCTGGAACAGCAGAATAAATTCGAATTGCTGGCGGAAGTCCGTCACCAGAACGCCAACATCCATCTGCTCAGCAACGGCAAAAAAGAAGACAGGATCGATAATTTAGTGGTATTGGTGCAGGAAGACGGAGAAATGATGATGCTGCACCTGCGCACCCGGCTAACGATGGACGATATTACCCGCATCGTCAACGCCGTATCCGACGAAGTAAAGCTCGCCGGCCGTTAA